From the genome of Muricauda sp. SCSIO 64092, one region includes:
- the rplL gene encoding 50S ribosomal protein L7/L12 codes for MADLKDFAEQLVNLTVKEVNELADILKEEYGIEPAAAAVAVAAGGGAGADAGEAAEEQSEFDVILKAPGGSKLAVVKLVKELTGLGLKDAKEIVDSAPKAVKEAVSKDEAEGIKKSLEEAGAEVELK; via the coding sequence ATGGCAGATTTGAAAGATTTTGCAGAACAGTTGGTTAACCTTACCGTAAAAGAGGTAAACGAGTTGGCCGATATATTAAAAGAAGAATACGGCATTGAGCCTGCTGCTGCTGCGGTAGCCGTTGCTGCCGGTGGTGGTGCCGGTGCCGATGCTGGTGAAGCTGCTGAAGAACAATCTGAATTCGATGTAATTTTGAAAGCCCCTGGAGGTTCAAAACTTGCTGTCGTAAAACTGGTTAAGGAATTGACCGGTCTTGGATTGAAAGATGCTAAAGAGATTGTGGACAGCGCACCAAAAGCAGTTAAAGAAGCTGTTTCCAAGGATGAAGCTGAAGGAATCAAAAAATCTTTGGAAGAAGCAGGAGCAGAAGTTGAGCTTAAATAA
- the rplJ gene encoding 50S ribosomal protein L10, giving the protein MTREEKAIVIEDLTAQLADNPNIYLADISGLDAGTTSDLRRACFKANIKLAVVKNTLLAKAMEASDKEFGELPNVLKGNTSLMLSETGNAPAKLIKNFRKKSDKPLLKGAFIEEAVYIGDENLDSLVNIKSKEEVIGDIIGLLQSPAKNVISGLKSGGGKLAGILKTLSER; this is encoded by the coding sequence ATGACAAGAGAAGAAAAAGCGATCGTAATTGAAGATTTGACTGCTCAGTTGGCTGACAATCCAAATATCTACCTAGCGGATATTTCGGGACTTGATGCGGGTACCACTTCGGATTTAAGGAGGGCTTGCTTTAAGGCCAACATAAAATTGGCAGTTGTTAAGAATACATTGCTCGCAAAAGCAATGGAGGCTTCGGACAAGGAATTCGGTGAATTGCCCAACGTATTAAAGGGTAACACCTCTTTAATGTTATCCGAAACAGGTAATGCCCCGGCAAAACTGATCAAGAATTTTAGAAAGAAATCGGATAAGCCCTTATTGAAAGGGGCTTTTATTGAGGAAGCAGTTTATATTGGTGACGAAAACCTGGATTCTTTGGTGAATATCAAATCCAAAGAGGAAGTTATCGGTGACATTATAGGATTGTTGCAATCCCCAGCCAAAAATGTTATTTCCGGACTTAAATCAGGTGGTGGAAAATTGGCTGGAATCCTCAAAACCTTATCCGAAAGATAA
- the rplA gene encoding 50S ribosomal protein L1 — protein MAKLTKKQKEAVAKIDRNKMYSLEEASSLVKEITNVKFDASVDLAVRLGVDPRKANQMVRGVVTLPHGTGKDVKVLALVTPDKEAEAQEAGADYVGLDEYLDKIKGGWTDVDVIVTMPSVMGKLGPLGRILGPRGLMPNPKTGTVTMDVGKAVADVKGGKIDFKVDKTGIVHAAIGKVSFSPDKIAGNAKELIDTLNKLKPAAAKGVYMKSIYMSSTMSPSVQLDPKAV, from the coding sequence ATGGCAAAATTGACTAAAAAGCAAAAAGAGGCAGTTGCTAAAATCGATAGGAATAAAATGTATTCCTTGGAAGAAGCCTCTTCTTTGGTAAAAGAAATAACCAATGTGAAATTTGATGCATCGGTGGATTTGGCGGTTCGTTTGGGTGTTGACCCAAGGAAGGCCAATCAAATGGTGCGTGGCGTGGTTACCCTTCCCCATGGAACAGGTAAGGACGTAAAGGTTTTGGCATTGGTGACCCCGGATAAGGAAGCGGAAGCTCAAGAAGCTGGTGCAGACTATGTAGGGTTGGATGAATATTTGGATAAAATTAAAGGCGGTTGGACAGACGTTGATGTCATCGTTACCATGCCCAGCGTTATGGGGAAATTGGGCCCATTGGGTCGGATTTTGGGTCCTCGCGGACTAATGCCCAATCCGAAGACCGGGACGGTAACCATGGATGTAGGTAAGGCTGTGGCTGACGTAAAAGGCGGTAAAATAGATTTCAAAGTTGATAAAACGGGAATTGTTCATGCTGCCATCGGAAAGGTTTCTTTCTCTCCGGACAAAATTGCCGGAAATGCAAAGGAACTTATCGATACGTTGAATAAGCTGAAACCTGCAGCTGCAAAAGGAGTATATATGAAAAGTATATATATGAGCAGTACCATGAGTCCTAGTGTTCAGTTAGATCCCAAAGCTGTTTAA
- the rplK gene encoding 50S ribosomal protein L11, with the protein MAKEVDKVVKLQVRGGAANPSPPVGPALGAAGVNIMEFCKQFNARTQDKQGKVLPVVITVYKDKSFEFVVKTPPAAVQLMEAAKIKKGSGEPNRVKSGSVTWDQVKTIAEDKMVDLNAFTVESAMRMVAGTARSMGLKVSGPKPF; encoded by the coding sequence ATGGCAAAAGAAGTAGATAAGGTTGTAAAACTACAAGTTAGGGGAGGTGCTGCGAATCCATCGCCACCGGTTGGACCCGCCTTAGGTGCTGCTGGTGTTAACATCATGGAGTTCTGTAAGCAGTTTAATGCCCGGACCCAGGACAAGCAGGGAAAAGTATTGCCTGTTGTTATCACCGTTTACAAGGACAAATCGTTTGAATTTGTTGTAAAAACACCACCTGCGGCCGTTCAATTGATGGAAGCAGCCAAGATTAAAAAAGGATCTGGCGAACCTAACCGTGTAAAATCCGGTTCAGTGACTTGGGACCAAGTGAAAACTATTGCAGAGGATAAAATGGTGGATTTGAATGCATTTACCGTGGAATCTGCAATGCGAATGGTGGCCGGTACGGCACGTTCAATGGGACTAAAGGTTTCTGGCCCAAAACCTTTTTAA
- the nusG gene encoding transcription termination/antitermination protein NusG encodes MSEVLEKKWYVVRAVSGQENKIKGYIESEVERAGFGDYLEDVLVPTEKVVQIRNGKKINKERTYFPGYIMIKANLGGEMVHIIKSITNVIGFLGETKGGDPVPLRKAEVNRMLGKVDELAVNTDNIAIPFVLGETVKVIDGPFNGFNGTVEKINEEKRKLEVMVKIFGRKTPLELSYMQVEKV; translated from the coding sequence ATGTCAGAGGTGTTGGAAAAAAAGTGGTACGTGGTGCGTGCAGTCAGTGGCCAAGAGAATAAAATCAAAGGCTATATAGAAAGTGAAGTTGAACGTGCCGGTTTTGGGGATTACTTGGAAGATGTATTGGTGCCAACTGAAAAAGTGGTGCAAATACGAAATGGAAAGAAAATAAATAAGGAGCGTACCTATTTCCCCGGTTATATTATGATCAAGGCCAATTTAGGCGGGGAAATGGTCCATATCATCAAATCCATTACCAATGTTATTGGGTTTTTGGGCGAAACCAAAGGAGGGGATCCCGTGCCTTTGCGGAAAGCCGAAGTAAACCGTATGCTGGGCAAGGTAGATGAGCTTGCCGTAAATACCGATAATATTGCCATACCCTTTGTATTGGGGGAAACGGTAAAGGTAATAGATGGACCGTTCAATGGCTTTAATGGAACTGTTGAAAAAATCAACGAAGAAAAACGTAAGCTGGAAGTGATGGTGAAGATTTTCGGTAGAAAGACACCATTGGAACTCAGCTATATGCAAGTTGAAAAAGTATAG
- the secE gene encoding preprotein translocase subunit SecE encodes MLTYVKESWEELKNNVTWLNREQASNLMVVVAVFSILFALATWGVDTVFSKLIALYFEKLIG; translated from the coding sequence ATGTTGACTTACGTAAAGGAATCTTGGGAAGAGTTGAAAAATAATGTTACTTGGTTGAACCGGGAACAGGCATCCAATTTAATGGTCGTTGTTGCGGTCTTCTCAATCTTGTTTGCGTTGGCAACATGGGGAGTGGATACGGTTTTTAGTAAGTTGATTGCGTTGTACTTTGAAAAATTAATTGGGTAG